From a single Cyclobacterium marinum DSM 745 genomic region:
- a CDS encoding DUF2149 domain-containing protein: protein MRRRKNRFLNQQEADDPISTVANLFDVAMVFAVALMVALVSRFNMAEMLTQEDFTMVKNPGKENMEIITKKGEEITRYKSNQAAKAEGNKGKRVGIAYELDNGEIIYVPE, encoded by the coding sequence ATGAGACGAAGAAAAAATAGATTTCTTAACCAACAAGAAGCTGATGATCCCATTTCCACTGTGGCCAATCTTTTTGATGTGGCCATGGTATTTGCTGTAGCATTAATGGTTGCCTTGGTTTCTCGGTTTAATATGGCAGAAATGTTAACCCAAGAAGACTTTACCATGGTTAAAAACCCAGGCAAGGAAAACATGGAAATCATTACAAAGAAAGGAGAGGAGATCACCCGCTATAAGTCCAACCAAGCAGCTAAGGCGGAAGGAAATAAAGGCAAAAGGGTAGGAATTGCCTATGAATTGGACAATGGAGAAATTATTTATGTGCCTGAATAG
- a CDS encoding cobaltochelatase subunit CobN, which yields MKPFKKNLLLKVGFIVLGIVFILGGFYSYKKYLSPTKIAFINYQEFQLSRISKSNTNSWIKIDALDLDELDKIRDYTAVFIFGRGFQMSDEQMETLKAAGYAGVNLFVNAATNPNMDISNLKGKILDNVSDYLKYGGSRNYSNLLSYVRKEMDGKKWFVDIAKAPKPIPRDVFIHLDEDAIFENFETYQEYLTKKGAHLPNQASVALLTSVPGPFNANREHIDELIQMLEERNLNVYTISAATKRLDFLKQVNPDLVILMPHGRLTLGKEKEAIDWLKEKNIPLLTPLSVFQAYDDWVTDPQGFAGPLLSMSVVLPELDGGINPYAIIAQYEDEQGFLSFRTIPDRLQKFGDMVEQWLTLKTKANKDKKVAIYYFKGPGLNAMVAANMEVVPSLYNTLVKLKEEGYTVENLPDSPDKLWEMIKTQGAVLGPYAKGAFDHFLKEGSPALVPTSTYKNWVKKDLTQESYLEVETKYGAAPGDYLSTRIEGQDHLAVARLEFGNIVLLPQPMSGLGEDTFKIVHGTNSAPPHPYIASYLWVKNAFQADAVIHWGTHGSLEFTPGKQVALSGADWTDALIGTTPHFYVYTISNVGEGIIAKRRSYATTLSYLTPPFMESEVTGDLKELGDKLSAFVGATGVLREQYRKNITDLALGLDLDQDLGLDSTGIFDDETIFQLSNHIEEIKYEKVSGGLYKMGIPYNRTQLDNTTQLMALDPIAYNMAALDKLKGTVSQKQLDNARYFDKNYRQRAKRAIQSIHNGQAEEIVLQSLISKQDIEIAKQWQNQNRGMSDADIVKGFIGMGDAKPDESSAGKPNNGPSIQEKDKVKELVLAISPFPERVNFIMNLKSDKKFKQQSGILDPQTLEKAKTIAKAIPAMAEALEIGQQADVFALLRLMQKESLRQLTFELLEDDNLAEQMALEKKRAEAEAIDKLSKPENLNLLAYIFNGKKEGIKPAYSLAQQLSQLKINLINWSLVEKLKPEVLKPYWSQEEFVSKLQMKVEEVELKLLSEERKAEAHSKAVMSLITAVRSVKKYEKDLTSSTAKEMTAIMTGLEGGYIAPSSGGDPITNPATVPTGRNLFSIDAEKTPSPEAWKVGVDLAKSLLDNHREKHKTFPRKVSFTLWPGDFIATEGAMVAQIFYLLGVEPVRDPFKRVVDIRLIPEAELGRPRIDVVVQTAGQFRDLAASRMFLINKAVKLATEAVDTDSNYVKEGVQAAELYMKDKGLSPKQAREWSTQRVFGGVNGIYGTNIMGMVEKGNSWEDEQEVADTYLNNMGAIYDEGNNWGAFQEGVFEAALQNTEVVVQPRESNTWGGLSLDHVYEFMGGLSLAVRSVTGNDPDAYFNDFRNPVKANVQGLEEALWVEARSTLLNPKYIEEYMKGGATSAETFAETFRNTYGWNVMKPNAIDDALWNNLHEVYINDKLDLNVKAFFERENPYALQEMTAVMLETIRKGYWEASADQIHSLTEMHTELISKHQAGCSGFVCDNDKLQAFITENLSPESRLEYEAALKAVQEIPTNEESMVLEKEKLSESNTKENDEINSNIIVLSLVGLLFILIVLLIIKRKKQE from the coding sequence ATGAAACCATTTAAGAAAAACCTGCTTTTAAAAGTAGGCTTTATAGTCTTAGGGATTGTCTTTATTTTGGGAGGATTTTATAGTTATAAAAAATACCTAAGCCCTACCAAAATCGCCTTTATTAATTATCAAGAGTTTCAACTTTCAAGAATCAGTAAATCCAATACTAATTCTTGGATAAAAATTGATGCCCTTGATTTAGATGAATTGGATAAGATCAGAGATTATACCGCTGTATTTATTTTTGGACGTGGATTTCAAATGTCTGATGAACAAATGGAAACACTTAAGGCTGCAGGATATGCTGGAGTGAATCTTTTTGTTAACGCTGCTACCAATCCAAATATGGATATAAGTAATCTTAAAGGAAAAATTCTGGATAATGTTTCGGATTATTTAAAATATGGAGGAAGCAGAAATTATTCCAATCTTTTGTCCTATGTCCGAAAGGAAATGGATGGCAAAAAATGGTTTGTAGATATAGCCAAAGCTCCCAAACCCATACCTAGGGATGTTTTTATTCATTTGGATGAGGATGCCATTTTTGAAAATTTCGAAACCTATCAAGAATATTTAACAAAGAAAGGTGCTCATCTTCCAAACCAGGCCTCTGTAGCTTTGCTAACAAGCGTTCCCGGACCATTTAATGCAAACAGAGAGCATATTGATGAATTGATACAAATGCTTGAGGAACGAAATTTAAACGTTTATACCATAAGTGCTGCCACCAAACGTTTGGATTTTTTAAAACAGGTGAACCCTGACTTGGTCATATTAATGCCTCATGGTAGATTGACCTTGGGAAAAGAGAAAGAAGCAATAGACTGGTTAAAAGAGAAAAATATCCCGTTACTAACGCCATTAAGTGTTTTTCAAGCTTACGATGATTGGGTAACTGACCCTCAAGGGTTTGCCGGACCATTGCTTTCTATGAGCGTGGTATTGCCTGAACTTGATGGTGGTATCAATCCTTATGCTATCATTGCGCAATATGAGGATGAGCAAGGCTTTTTATCTTTTAGAACCATACCTGACAGGCTTCAAAAGTTTGGTGATATGGTGGAACAATGGCTTACTTTAAAAACAAAAGCCAATAAGGATAAAAAAGTTGCCATTTACTATTTCAAAGGCCCGGGATTAAATGCCATGGTTGCTGCCAATATGGAAGTTGTCCCTTCCTTGTACAATACCTTGGTGAAATTAAAAGAGGAAGGGTATACGGTTGAAAACCTTCCTGATTCTCCTGATAAACTTTGGGAAATGATCAAGACTCAAGGAGCTGTTCTGGGGCCCTATGCCAAAGGTGCTTTCGATCATTTTCTTAAAGAAGGAAGTCCGGCTCTTGTACCTACTTCTACCTATAAAAATTGGGTCAAAAAAGACCTAACCCAAGAAAGCTACTTGGAAGTAGAGACCAAATACGGAGCTGCTCCGGGTGATTATTTATCTACCCGAATTGAAGGGCAGGACCACCTTGCTGTGGCCAGACTTGAATTTGGTAATATCGTTTTACTGCCTCAGCCAATGTCAGGTTTGGGAGAAGACACATTTAAAATTGTTCATGGGACCAATAGTGCGCCCCCGCACCCATATATCGCTTCTTACCTTTGGGTTAAAAATGCTTTTCAAGCCGATGCAGTAATCCATTGGGGTACACATGGAAGTTTAGAGTTCACTCCGGGAAAACAGGTAGCACTTTCAGGTGCAGATTGGACAGACGCATTGATTGGGACTACCCCTCATTTTTATGTTTATACCATCAGCAATGTGGGGGAAGGAATCATCGCCAAAAGAAGAAGTTATGCAACCACCTTAAGTTACCTTACTCCTCCTTTTATGGAGTCTGAGGTCACTGGGGATTTAAAAGAATTAGGAGATAAATTGTCGGCTTTTGTAGGCGCCACAGGTGTATTAAGGGAACAGTATAGAAAAAATATTACGGATTTGGCGTTGGGTTTGGATCTGGATCAGGATCTTGGTTTAGATAGCACCGGGATTTTTGATGATGAAACAATTTTTCAATTGTCCAACCATATTGAAGAAATCAAATATGAAAAAGTTTCCGGAGGTCTATATAAAATGGGAATACCCTATAACCGCACTCAATTAGATAATACTACTCAACTGATGGCCTTAGATCCAATTGCATACAATATGGCCGCTTTAGATAAACTGAAAGGAACTGTAAGTCAAAAACAATTGGATAATGCCCGTTATTTTGATAAAAATTACCGCCAGAGGGCAAAAAGAGCCATCCAGTCCATTCACAATGGACAGGCGGAAGAAATTGTTTTGCAATCTTTGATTAGCAAACAAGACATTGAAATTGCAAAGCAATGGCAAAATCAAAACCGTGGAATGTCTGATGCAGATATTGTAAAAGGATTTATTGGTATGGGAGATGCTAAACCTGATGAAAGTTCTGCAGGAAAGCCTAATAATGGACCTTCTATTCAGGAAAAAGACAAGGTAAAAGAACTTGTATTGGCCATCTCACCCTTTCCTGAAAGGGTGAATTTTATCATGAACCTAAAATCTGATAAGAAATTTAAGCAACAATCAGGAATATTGGATCCACAAACCCTTGAAAAAGCAAAAACAATTGCTAAAGCCATTCCTGCAATGGCCGAAGCACTTGAAATCGGCCAACAGGCTGATGTTTTTGCCCTCCTTAGACTTATGCAAAAGGAATCGCTACGGCAGTTAACCTTTGAATTGTTGGAGGATGATAATTTGGCAGAACAAATGGCTTTGGAGAAAAAGCGTGCGGAAGCAGAGGCTATTGACAAGTTAAGTAAACCTGAAAACCTCAATTTACTCGCCTATATATTCAATGGTAAAAAGGAAGGGATTAAACCAGCTTATAGTCTAGCGCAACAATTGAGTCAATTAAAAATCAATTTGATTAATTGGAGCTTGGTGGAAAAACTCAAGCCTGAGGTATTGAAACCTTATTGGTCTCAAGAGGAATTTGTCAGCAAATTGCAAATGAAGGTTGAAGAAGTTGAGTTGAAATTGCTTAGCGAGGAAAGAAAAGCAGAAGCCCATTCCAAAGCTGTGATGAGCCTGATCACAGCTGTCCGTTCTGTAAAAAAATATGAAAAGGATCTTACCTCAAGTACAGCTAAAGAAATGACAGCCATAATGACTGGTCTTGAAGGAGGATACATTGCCCCTTCATCCGGAGGAGACCCCATAACAAACCCTGCCACTGTTCCCACCGGTAGAAACCTATTTTCTATCGATGCTGAGAAAACCCCTTCACCGGAAGCATGGAAAGTAGGGGTAGACTTGGCCAAATCTTTACTAGACAACCACAGGGAAAAACATAAAACATTTCCTCGTAAAGTTAGCTTTACCCTTTGGCCAGGAGATTTTATAGCAACAGAAGGGGCCATGGTAGCTCAGATATTTTATTTGTTAGGTGTGGAACCAGTAAGAGATCCTTTTAAGCGTGTAGTAGATATACGTTTGATCCCTGAAGCAGAATTGGGTAGACCACGGATAGATGTGGTGGTCCAAACTGCAGGACAATTTAGGGACTTGGCCGCTAGCCGGATGTTTTTGATTAACAAAGCTGTAAAATTGGCTACTGAGGCTGTGGATACAGATAGTAACTATGTAAAGGAAGGTGTTCAAGCAGCTGAACTTTACATGAAGGATAAAGGACTTTCGCCTAAACAGGCTAGAGAATGGTCTACCCAACGGGTATTTGGCGGAGTAAATGGCATTTATGGCACCAATATCATGGGGATGGTAGAAAAAGGTAATAGTTGGGAAGATGAGCAGGAAGTGGCCGATACCTACCTCAACAATATGGGAGCTATTTACGATGAGGGAAACAACTGGGGTGCCTTTCAAGAAGGGGTTTTCGAAGCTGCTTTACAGAATACGGAGGTCGTTGTTCAACCGAGAGAAAGTAATACTTGGGGAGGACTTAGTTTGGATCATGTTTATGAGTTTATGGGTGGCCTAAGCCTGGCAGTAAGGTCAGTTACAGGAAATGATCCTGATGCTTACTTCAATGATTTCAGAAATCCTGTAAAGGCCAATGTTCAGGGATTGGAGGAGGCCCTGTGGGTAGAAGCACGATCTACATTACTTAATCCCAAATACATTGAGGAGTACATGAAAGGTGGTGCTACTTCTGCCGAAACCTTTGCTGAAACATTCAGAAACACCTATGGTTGGAATGTGATGAAACCAAACGCAATTGATGATGCCCTTTGGAATAACTTGCACGAGGTGTATATCAATGATAAGTTAGACCTCAATGTGAAAGCTTTTTTCGAGAGAGAAAACCCATATGCTTTGCAAGAAATGACAGCAGTAATGCTTGAAACAATCAGAAAAGGGTATTGGGAAGCATCTGCAGACCAAATTCATTCCCTTACGGAAATGCATACAGAGCTAATCAGCAAACATCAAGCAGGTTGTAGTGGTTTTGTTTGCGACAATGATAAATTGCAAGCATTCATTACTGAAAACTTAAGTCCTGAATCTCGACTTGAATATGAAGCAGCTTTAAAAGCTGTTCAGGAAATTCCTACCAATGAAGAAAGCATGGTTTTGGAAAAGGAAAAACTTTCAGAAAGTAATACTAAAGAAAATGACGAGATAAACAGCAATATAATTGTTTTGAGTCTTGTAGGTTTACTTTTTATTCTGATTGTTTTGTTGATTATTAAAAGAAAGAAGCAAGAGTAA
- a CDS encoding HmuY family protein has translation MKSLQLLVLACFAIFLLTNCTENDPTPQVDEIELGATLTASMGSDLSTQVYVNLSEGILTSVPVNTWEIAFENNGNAIKTNTAKKVAVTYVEGQSFDEISSDAGLVYTYDAEDGDLSNTALAGWEVNVPFILDMGIDQNGNTLGKKKVMITSHTATGATLQFANLDGSEFGNTDLTFGEGDFTFYSLISQETVEVEPENWDFVLTGVSVRTGAPCIALGGGAMPGINCDVYRLSAAALINHYDGVEVAVDDPFASLELNDDPESEKNLKTIEDSNFNSLGMSDFYSIGSSTSGDAIGRSWLHILTPHSSGVYKIYDFITYLVKDQDGHFYKVRFLAYKGGENAENGNPTFEYELIEE, from the coding sequence ATGAAATCCTTACAATTACTAGTTTTGGCGTGTTTTGCCATCTTTTTATTGACCAATTGCACAGAAAATGATCCAACTCCTCAGGTAGATGAAATCGAACTCGGAGCTACATTAACAGCCTCTATGGGCTCAGATCTTTCTACGCAAGTATATGTTAACTTATCTGAAGGTATTTTAACCTCTGTTCCAGTCAATACTTGGGAAATTGCCTTTGAAAACAATGGTAACGCCATTAAAACCAATACCGCCAAGAAGGTGGCTGTTACTTATGTTGAAGGACAATCATTTGATGAAATAAGTTCTGATGCCGGGTTGGTTTATACCTATGATGCAGAGGACGGCGACCTGTCCAATACTGCATTGGCCGGTTGGGAAGTAAATGTACCGTTCATTCTAGACATGGGTATAGACCAAAATGGCAATACTTTGGGTAAAAAGAAAGTCATGATTACATCTCATACCGCTACGGGTGCCACATTACAGTTTGCCAACCTGGACGGTTCTGAATTTGGTAACACCGACCTTACTTTTGGCGAAGGTGATTTCACGTTTTATTCTCTTATCTCTCAAGAAACAGTAGAGGTGGAGCCGGAAAATTGGGACTTTGTGCTAACTGGTGTTTCAGTTAGAACTGGAGCTCCTTGTATTGCCTTAGGAGGCGGTGCCATGCCCGGCATTAATTGTGATGTTTACCGTTTGTCTGCAGCAGCCTTAATCAATCATTATGATGGGGTAGAAGTAGCTGTAGATGACCCGTTTGCTTCTTTGGAGTTAAATGATGATCCGGAATCAGAGAAAAACTTAAAAACCATTGAAGATAGCAATTTTAACTCACTCGGAATGAGTGACTTTTACAGCATTGGAAGTAGCACTTCCGGAGATGCTATTGGAAGATCATGGCTGCATATCCTAACTCCCCACAGTTCCGGGGTATACAAAATATATGATTTTATCACTTATCTGGTCAAAGATCAAGATGGCCATTTTTATAAAGTTCGTTTTCTCGCATATAAGGGAGGTGAAAATGCTGAAAATGGCAATCCAACTTTTGAATATGAGCTAATAGAGGAATAG
- a CDS encoding MotA/TolQ/ExbB proton channel family protein: protein MEILNKILYWIATGLMLPVIVVLIFLFLKALASLGAFYGDYISRLKDQKKLHPFFNEAVEKDLGINAIPTGKGLLFSYLQQLFTFRYSPVIREKILTDFELEMNRKLGSTKSMSRLGPVLGLMGTLIPMGPALVGLASGNIASMAENMQVAFSTTVVGLIVGAIGYSLTEVRQRWYAKDLSQLMYISDLITEENETKKK, encoded by the coding sequence ATGGAAATTTTAAATAAAATACTCTATTGGATAGCTACCGGTTTAATGTTACCGGTGATTGTGGTTCTAATTTTTCTGTTTCTTAAGGCCTTGGCTTCTTTAGGGGCTTTCTATGGAGATTATATCAGCCGCCTGAAAGACCAGAAAAAGCTTCATCCTTTTTTCAATGAAGCGGTGGAAAAGGACCTCGGAATCAATGCAATACCTACTGGTAAAGGTTTATTATTTTCATACCTGCAACAATTGTTTACGTTTAGGTATTCACCGGTAATTCGGGAAAAAATTCTTACAGATTTTGAATTGGAAATGAATAGAAAACTTGGATCTACAAAAAGTATGTCCAGACTTGGACCAGTTTTAGGACTTATGGGAACACTTATTCCAATGGGACCTGCTTTGGTAGGCTTAGCTTCGGGGAATATTGCCTCAATGGCAGAAAATATGCAAGTAGCCTTTTCCACTACAGTTGTAGGTTTAATCGTAGGTGCCATAGGATACAGTCTCACTGAAGTTCGCCAGCGTTGGTACGCAAAAGATCTTTCTCAGTTAATGTATATTTCAGACCTGATAACAGAAGAAAATGAGACGAAGAAAAAATAG
- a CDS encoding TonB-dependent receptor, producing MNKPFTHWALAGFLFILFMVPLDLLGQGKSTTLKVVASNDQLPIIGATIQLSNLDFSGGWLTDASGTAVLPLEKPSEISISFLGFIGTKKIVNPGETITVVLEEDLLGLNEVVVTGAFAPTTMQNSLYKVKKFDAALIEARGAVNLSDLLQTQLNLKTIQDDVLGTRIVMQGISGPNVKILIDGIPLVNGTGGEFDLSQINMNNVERVEIVEGPLSVQYGTNALAGTINIITKAHSGEDWSVNSSVYYESVGQYNTDFTVAKGWDNTSISIGGSRNQFNGFSSTGERKKNWVPRTQYLANGKLRTKIQDLNLVAAVDKLWQNSTSPGNATRAFNNRTNKISDIANDNYNNTDRLNASFVIEGKLSEKGYLNLVNGYSSFEQSSRKYLQDIIDDIKWLSSDAEDHDTTHFETFTFRGTYVYGNTDKKEGLYLTTGYEASLNYAEGGRISAEAKGNVNEYGLFSALEIPLSKKFKVQPSVRYTYSNSYDTREINFLNANLPLLPSLNVMYTRDENFDFRLSYGQGYRTPSVRELYYEFIDANHYIVGNKNLRPEVGSNLNASGTFRTEIYGAKAALTSSLFFSRIDNKIDLIQIVDRDNLPDEVPKTVPVARVYENIPNFKSYGINFTAEIAWPSGFRLNPGLGLLARSGSEADDRFYNSLEANINASHYLKNWDTKINLFYKYNGLISEFSRNQDGEIGVLTLDPYQTLDLSLSKPLMNGRIFTTLGAKNLFNVTDISLQGEGSKGLVLQTGREAFYPISWGRTIFIKINYLIN from the coding sequence ATGAATAAACCATTTACCCATTGGGCTTTAGCTGGCTTTTTATTTATCCTATTTATGGTTCCTTTGGACCTTTTGGGTCAGGGCAAAAGTACAACTTTAAAAGTGGTAGCTTCCAATGACCAACTACCTATTATAGGAGCAACCATTCAACTGTCCAACCTGGATTTTTCTGGAGGTTGGTTAACTGACGCCTCAGGAACTGCAGTATTGCCATTAGAAAAACCCTCTGAAATTTCCATCAGTTTTTTAGGCTTTATAGGAACTAAAAAAATTGTTAATCCGGGTGAAACAATAACTGTAGTTTTAGAGGAAGATTTACTCGGTTTAAATGAGGTGGTGGTAACAGGTGCATTTGCACCCACCACCATGCAAAACTCCCTATATAAGGTAAAGAAATTTGATGCCGCACTGATCGAGGCAAGGGGAGCAGTTAACTTAAGTGACCTGTTACAAACACAGTTAAATCTTAAAACCATTCAAGATGATGTTTTGGGAACCAGGATTGTAATGCAGGGGATTTCCGGTCCCAATGTAAAAATATTAATTGATGGAATTCCACTGGTGAATGGTACCGGTGGTGAATTTGATCTAAGTCAGATCAATATGAATAACGTGGAACGGGTCGAAATTGTGGAAGGGCCGCTCTCTGTTCAATACGGTACAAATGCTTTAGCCGGAACCATTAATATTATTACCAAAGCACATTCCGGAGAAGATTGGAGTGTGAATAGCAGTGTTTATTATGAAAGTGTAGGTCAATACAACACTGACTTTACCGTTGCAAAAGGTTGGGACAACACTTCCATAAGTATAGGTGGCTCTAGAAATCAATTCAATGGGTTTTCATCAACTGGCGAAAGGAAAAAAAATTGGGTTCCAAGAACCCAGTATCTAGCAAATGGGAAATTAAGAACGAAAATTCAAGATTTAAATTTGGTAGCAGCTGTGGATAAGTTATGGCAAAATTCCACTAGTCCTGGAAATGCTACCAGAGCCTTTAATAATAGGACCAATAAAATATCTGACATAGCCAACGACAATTACAATAATACTGATCGCTTAAATGCCTCCTTTGTAATAGAGGGAAAGCTTTCAGAGAAAGGATATTTAAATTTAGTCAATGGCTATTCTTCATTTGAACAATCCAGTAGGAAATACCTTCAAGACATCATCGATGATATCAAGTGGCTAAGTTCAGATGCTGAAGATCATGATACCACCCACTTTGAGACTTTTACATTCAGAGGTACCTATGTCTATGGAAATACGGATAAAAAAGAAGGACTATATCTGACAACCGGCTATGAAGCTTCCCTTAATTATGCGGAAGGAGGAAGGATAAGCGCTGAGGCCAAGGGCAACGTCAACGAATATGGTTTGTTTTCTGCTTTAGAAATTCCTTTAAGTAAAAAGTTTAAGGTACAACCTTCAGTACGTTACACTTATAGCAATAGCTATGATACCCGTGAAATAAACTTTTTAAATGCAAACCTGCCATTACTTCCATCCTTAAATGTCATGTATACAAGGGATGAGAATTTTGATTTTAGGTTATCTTATGGTCAAGGTTACCGAACACCATCTGTTCGTGAATTGTACTATGAATTTATTGATGCCAATCATTATATCGTTGGGAACAAAAACCTAAGGCCTGAGGTAGGAAGCAATCTCAACGCTTCCGGAACTTTCAGGACGGAGATTTACGGTGCAAAGGCAGCACTTACTTCATCGCTATTCTTTTCTCGAATAGACAATAAAATTGATCTTATACAAATTGTTGACAGGGATAATTTACCTGATGAAGTTCCTAAAACAGTGCCTGTTGCCAGGGTTTATGAGAACATACCCAATTTCAAATCTTATGGAATAAACTTTACTGCAGAAATTGCTTGGCCCAGTGGTTTCCGTTTGAACCCTGGTTTGGGTTTACTTGCTCGTTCAGGAAGTGAAGCAGATGACCGGTTTTACAATAGCCTTGAAGCCAATATCAATGCCAGTCATTATTTAAAAAATTGGGATACCAAAATCAATCTTTTTTACAAATACAATGGTCTCATATCTGAGTTTTCGAGAAACCAAGATGGAGAAATTGGAGTGCTGACTTTAGATCCTTATCAAACCTTAGACTTGAGCTTATCCAAACCATTAATGAATGGAAGAATTTTCACCACTTTAGGTGCAAAAAACCTATTCAATGTAACAGATATCAGCTTGCAAGGAGAGGGCTCTAAAGGTTTAGTATTGCAAACAGGAAGAGAAGCATTTTACCCTATCAGTTGGGGAAGAACAATATTCATTAAAATCAACTATTTAATCAATTAA